A genomic stretch from Acidobacteriota bacterium includes:
- a CDS encoding metalloregulator ArsR/SmtB family transcription factor, which translates to MVEDPSSDDLQPIWKALADPTRRCVLKLLRGGPLATTEIVSALPHLSRFGVMKHMAVLREAGLITVRRDGSRRLNSLNVVPIRRIYEDLVDDYQDLWASRLTDLKKDLERHPAAPSPPEEEP; encoded by the coding sequence ATGGTTGAAGATCCATCATCAGACGATCTGCAGCCGATCTGGAAGGCGCTGGCGGATCCGACTCGGCGCTGCGTCCTCAAGCTGTTGCGTGGAGGCCCCCTCGCCACCACCGAGATCGTCAGCGCCCTCCCCCACCTCTCTCGCTTCGGAGTGATGAAACACATGGCGGTGCTGCGAGAGGCGGGCCTGATCACCGTGCGCCGGGACGGTTCCCGGCGCCTCAACTCGCTGAATGTCGTACCCATCCGCCGGATCTACGAGGATCTGGTCGACGACTATCAAGACCTCTGGGCCAGCCGCCTGACAGATCTCAAGAAGGATCTTGAAAGGCACCCGGCGGCCCCTTCACCTCCTGAGGAGGAGCCCTAG
- a CDS encoding glycosyltransferase, which translates to MSSRVAFLMSGLGVVERGAEAFVVELAGALVERGFEVTTLGRGERPAMHPAVKHRRVSALRRDHPLMRAVYRLKLCRKVLDTLWLDPLSVEWATASLAALPHLWRARYDLLVMEGGLMGARLARALRRFRGTPFVDIAHGNSPKWERAFARQGPNRVVAFTEAAERMIADAAPKARIEVIPHGVDLAAFRPGLDSVDTGLGRPVVMTAGAVDSHKRIDRTRAAVRELHRRGKPASLLVLGDGPEAPALDEAAHSLGPTRYLRRTVPRDEMPRWYAAADVLTLPSISESFGLAYLEAMASGLPCVAPDDAVRREVIGEAGRFADPEDTAAYADALAEALEHDWQGLPRRRAEGFSAEATADAYARLFKQIIDETRRKG; encoded by the coding sequence GTGAGTTCGCGGGTGGCCTTCCTGATGTCCGGCCTTGGGGTGGTCGAGCGCGGCGCCGAGGCCTTCGTCGTCGAACTGGCCGGCGCCTTGGTGGAGCGCGGATTCGAGGTGACCACCCTCGGCCGCGGCGAGCGGCCGGCGATGCATCCGGCGGTGAAACACCGGCGGGTTTCGGCGCTACGCCGCGATCACCCGCTGATGCGCGCCGTCTACCGGCTGAAGCTCTGCCGCAAGGTCCTCGACACCTTGTGGCTCGACCCCCTCTCCGTCGAATGGGCGACGGCCTCGCTGGCCGCCCTGCCGCACCTGTGGCGCGCCCGCTACGACCTGCTGGTGATGGAGGGCGGCCTGATGGGCGCTCGCCTCGCCCGGGCGCTGCGGCGTTTCCGGGGCACCCCTTTCGTCGACATCGCCCACGGCAACAGCCCGAAGTGGGAGCGGGCCTTCGCCCGCCAGGGACCGAACCGGGTGGTCGCCTTCACCGAAGCCGCCGAACGGATGATCGCCGACGCGGCGCCGAAGGCCCGCATCGAGGTGATCCCCCACGGCGTGGATCTGGCGGCCTTTCGTCCAGGCCTCGATTCGGTGGACACGGGCCTCGGCCGTCCGGTGGTGATGACCGCCGGCGCCGTCGACTCCCACAAGCGCATCGACCGCACCCGCGCCGCCGTCCGAGAGCTGCACCGCCGCGGAAAGCCGGCGAGCCTGCTGGTGCTCGGCGACGGTCCCGAGGCTCCCGCTCTCGACGAAGCGGCCCACTCCCTGGGACCGACGCGCTACCTGCGCCGTACCGTGCCGCGGGACGAGATGCCCCGCTGGTACGCCGCCGCCGACGTCCTGACCCTGCCCTCGATCAGCGAATCCTTCGGCCTGGCCTACCTGGAGGCGATGGCGTCGGGGCTGCCGTGCGTCGCGCCGGACGATGCCGTGCGCCGGGAGGTGATCGGCGAAGCCGGGCGGTTCGCCGATCCGGAGGACACCGCCGCCTACGCCGACGCCCTCGCCGAAGCCCTGGAGCACGACTGGCAAGGCCTGCCGCGCCGGCGGGCCGAGGGCTTCTCTGCCGAGGCGACGGCGGACGCCTACGCCCGGCTGTTCAAACAAATTATCGACGAGACGAGGCGCAAAGGATGA
- a CDS encoding glycosyltransferase, with translation MIDTSIIIPSLDSPWIGRTLAGLASEGAPGDGAEVIVVGRDAPGQIPRDDSVRFLETPTPLNPAAARNLGVAEATGDRLLFIDADCRPLAGWLERHRRRLGVDRPVIGGAVAFPVQGSRWALADNIASFHELLADRPEDDDTDLPIGSLNLAVTRDAWRRVGPFDEALTTSEDFDWILRCRRAGLPTAFDPAAVVEHGAVRQTRDDLIRHATWYGGQFHDFAARHPGHFGSGITWRDRRLLAATAPLKAVTSTLGIFLRHRTVWNAWRAFPGVVAFKRAWYRAVLQCWPERDSSPSSSSS, from the coding sequence ATGATCGACACCTCCATCATCATCCCGAGTCTCGATTCGCCCTGGATCGGCCGCACCCTCGCGGGACTGGCCAGCGAGGGCGCCCCCGGCGACGGCGCCGAGGTGATCGTCGTCGGGCGCGACGCGCCCGGCCAGATCCCGCGGGACGACTCGGTCCGGTTCCTGGAAACGCCCACCCCCTTGAACCCCGCCGCGGCGCGCAACCTCGGCGTCGCCGAGGCGACCGGGGATCGGCTGCTCTTCATCGACGCCGACTGCCGGCCCCTCGCCGGCTGGCTAGAGCGCCACCGACGCCGCCTGGGCGTGGACCGGCCGGTGATCGGCGGTGCCGTCGCCTTCCCAGTGCAGGGCTCCCGCTGGGCCCTGGCGGACAACATCGCCTCCTTTCATGAGCTGCTGGCGGATCGCCCGGAGGACGACGACACGGACCTGCCTATCGGCTCCCTCAACCTCGCCGTTACCCGCGACGCCTGGCGGCGGGTCGGCCCCTTCGACGAAGCGCTCACCACCAGCGAAGACTTCGACTGGATCCTGCGCTGCCGGCGGGCCGGGCTGCCCACCGCATTCGATCCGGCGGCGGTCGTCGAGCACGGGGCGGTGCGCCAAACCCGTGACGACCTGATACGCCACGCCACCTGGTACGGGGGCCAGTTTCACGATTTCGCGGCGCGCCACCCGGGCCACTTCGGCAGCGGCATCACCTGGCGCGACCGCCGCCTGCTCGCCGCCACGGCCCCCCTCAAGGCGGTCACCTCGACCCTCGGCATCTTCCTCCGGCACCGCACCGTCTGGAACGCCTGGCGCGCCTTTCCCGGCGTCGTCGCCTTCAAACGAGCTTGGTACCGGGCGGTTCTCCAATGTTGGCCGGAAAGGGATTCATCTCCCTCTAGCAGCTCCTCGTAG
- the queG gene encoding tRNA epoxyqueuosine(34) reductase QueG — translation MDRAETLVRWASEAGFDRAGIASLEPIERGELLRRWLERGDHAGMAWMEQRSAERVEPRRILEGAKSALCVAVQYAPLAGAVEAEGDLWPRVARYAHGRDYHNLMGKRLRKLAKRIRQAFPGSETRAYVDTGPVLERELAARAGLGVQGKNTCLLSREGSFFLLGEIFTTLDLAPSEPLADLCGRCTRCLDACPTGALPEPYRLDANRCISYWTIEHRGAIPEEMRQGIGEWVFGCDVCQEVCPWNIRRQSPAEQPDLHLPPQRAELDLAGLLALDEESYRERFRGSAMQRARREGLRRNAALVMGNRRDPRYREPLTEALEDDDPALRAQAAWSLGRLGARSVLAGARERETDPAVAEELDRALQVAAEPFSTGT, via the coding sequence ATGGACCGTGCCGAAACCCTTGTCCGGTGGGCTTCCGAGGCGGGCTTCGACCGTGCCGGCATCGCCTCCCTCGAGCCGATCGAACGGGGGGAACTGCTGCGCCGTTGGCTGGAGCGGGGTGACCATGCCGGTATGGCCTGGATGGAGCAGCGGAGCGCCGAGCGCGTCGAGCCTAGACGCATCCTCGAAGGGGCGAAGAGCGCTCTTTGTGTGGCGGTGCAGTACGCGCCCCTGGCCGGCGCAGTCGAGGCGGAGGGCGATCTCTGGCCGCGGGTGGCCCGCTACGCCCACGGCCGCGATTACCACAACCTGATGGGCAAGCGGCTGCGCAAGCTGGCGAAGCGCATCCGCCAGGCCTTTCCCGGTAGCGAAACCCGCGCCTACGTCGATACCGGGCCGGTGCTGGAGCGGGAACTCGCCGCCCGCGCCGGCCTGGGAGTGCAGGGCAAGAACACCTGCCTGCTGAGCCGCGAGGGATCCTTCTTTCTGCTGGGGGAGATTTTCACCACCCTGGACCTGGCGCCGTCGGAGCCGCTGGCGGATCTGTGCGGTCGCTGCACCCGCTGCCTCGATGCCTGCCCGACGGGCGCCCTGCCGGAACCGTACCGGCTGGATGCCAACCGCTGCATCAGCTACTGGACCATCGAGCACCGCGGCGCCATCCCCGAGGAGATGCGGCAGGGGATCGGCGAATGGGTATTCGGTTGCGACGTCTGTCAGGAGGTCTGCCCCTGGAACATTCGTCGCCAGTCGCCTGCCGAACAGCCGGACCTTCACCTGCCGCCGCAGCGGGCGGAGCTCGATCTGGCGGGCCTCCTCGCCCTGGACGAAGAGTCCTACCGGGAGCGCTTTCGAGGCAGCGCCATGCAGCGGGCACGGCGCGAAGGACTGCGGCGGAACGCTGCCCTGGTGATGGGGAATCGCCGTGACCCACGCTACCGGGAGCCCTTGACGGAGGCTCTCGAGGACGACGATCCGGCACTGCGCGCCCAGGCCGCCTGGTCCCTGGGCCGCCTCGGTGCCCGCTCAGTTCTCGCCGGCGCTCGCGAGCGGGAAACGGATCCGGCGGTGGCCGAGGAGCTCGACCGCGCCCTCCAGGTCGCCGCCGAGCCTTTTTCTACGGGCACTTAG
- a CDS encoding Glu/Leu/Phe/Val dehydrogenase: MDVFGHMKEKGHERVLICSNPEVGLQAIIAVHSSILGPGLGGVRMYPYKSMDEAMTDVLRLSRGMTYKAAAAGLNLGGGKAVIIGDPKTDKSEALFRAFGRYVDSLGGLYITAEDVGIDMEDMDIVFTETRWATGVAPAHGGSGDPSPVTAYGTLQGIKAAARRQFGEVDLTGKSIAIQGLGSVGLFLASYLKDEGAKVLGCDVDPEATSEAASRYGVEIVPPDEIYDVDCDIFAPCAMGAILNDDTIPRLRCKVVAGAANNQLHDGDRHGRALADRGILYAPDFVINAGGLINVYNELTGTYNQERALRMTRSIFLNLNRVFEIADAENIPTSEAGDRVAEERIDTIKALGGRQWGRFISQLQ, encoded by the coding sequence ATGGACGTATTCGGTCATATGAAGGAGAAGGGTCACGAGCGGGTGCTGATCTGCTCGAACCCCGAAGTCGGCTTGCAGGCCATCATCGCCGTCCATTCTTCGATCCTCGGCCCGGGTCTCGGAGGCGTGCGCATGTATCCCTACAAGTCGATGGATGAGGCGATGACCGACGTGCTCCGGCTGTCCCGCGGCATGACCTACAAAGCCGCCGCCGCCGGCCTCAATCTGGGCGGTGGCAAGGCGGTGATCATCGGCGATCCGAAGACCGACAAAAGCGAAGCGTTGTTTCGCGCCTTCGGCCGCTACGTCGACTCCCTCGGTGGCCTCTACATCACCGCCGAAGACGTCGGCATCGACATGGAAGACATGGACATCGTCTTCACCGAGACGCGCTGGGCCACCGGTGTGGCGCCGGCCCACGGCGGCAGCGGCGACCCGTCTCCGGTGACCGCCTACGGCACCCTCCAGGGGATCAAGGCGGCAGCGCGACGGCAATTCGGCGAAGTCGATCTGACGGGCAAGTCGATCGCCATCCAGGGCCTCGGCAGCGTCGGCCTGTTTCTGGCCTCCTACCTCAAGGATGAAGGCGCCAAGGTGCTCGGCTGCGATGTCGACCCGGAAGCGACCTCCGAAGCGGCCTCGCGCTATGGCGTGGAGATCGTGCCGCCGGATGAGATCTACGACGTGGACTGCGACATCTTCGCCCCCTGTGCCATGGGTGCGATCCTGAACGACGACACCATCCCCCGCCTGCGCTGCAAGGTGGTGGCCGGCGCCGCCAACAACCAGCTTCACGACGGCGACCGCCACGGCCGGGCGCTGGCCGACCGCGGCATCCTCTACGCCCCGGACTTCGTGATCAACGCCGGCGGCCTGATCAATGTCTACAACGAGTTGACCGGCACCTACAACCAGGAACGGGCACTGCGCATGACCCGCAGCATTTTCCTCAACCTGAACCGGGTGTTCGAGATCGCCGACGCGGAGAACATCCCGACCTCCGAGGCCGGCGACCGGGTGGCCGAAGAGCGCATCGACACCATCAAAGCCCTCGGCGGTCGCCAGTGGGGCCGCTTCATCAGCCAGCTCCAATAA
- a CDS encoding polysaccharide deacetylase family protein encodes MSPFRAACPSIWMYHHVEPAPLDPPTVFSTSYLTPEEFDRHLALLEGWGYRTVTLAQAARGEARGKCVVLTFDDGCACFLEHAVPLLRQRSMTATLFAVSDALGGENAWDRAKGERRESLLDGDALRALAEEGFEIASHSRSHRPFEEFETDDFPAETAGSKADLEATIGRPVDTFCYPWGRFDGRYRQAVQAAGYRAAVSIHGVSGTDRRDPLALPRMILRPGETTFELRLKASGAYRWWSRLPRLGLLGALRNRRRRQETT; translated from the coding sequence ATGAGTCCCTTCCGGGCTGCCTGCCCGTCCATATGGATGTACCACCACGTCGAGCCGGCGCCGCTCGACCCTCCGACGGTGTTCTCCACCAGCTACCTGACGCCGGAGGAATTCGACCGCCACCTGGCGCTCCTCGAAGGCTGGGGCTACCGCACCGTCACCCTCGCCCAGGCGGCGCGCGGCGAGGCTCGGGGCAAGTGCGTGGTGCTGACCTTCGACGACGGCTGCGCCTGCTTCCTGGAGCACGCCGTGCCGCTGCTGCGGCAACGCTCGATGACCGCCACCCTCTTCGCCGTCTCCGACGCCCTGGGTGGCGAGAATGCCTGGGACCGGGCGAAAGGCGAGCGCCGCGAATCGCTGCTCGACGGCGACGCCCTGCGAGCGCTGGCGGAGGAAGGCTTCGAGATCGCTTCCCACAGCCGCTCGCACCGGCCGTTCGAAGAGTTCGAGACGGACGACTTCCCGGCCGAGACGGCCGGCTCCAAGGCCGACCTGGAGGCGACCATCGGTCGTCCCGTCGACACCTTCTGCTACCCTTGGGGTCGCTTCGACGGGCGCTATCGGCAAGCCGTGCAGGCCGCCGGGTACCGCGCCGCCGTCTCCATCCACGGCGTCTCCGGCACCGATCGCCGCGACCCTTTGGCCCTCCCCCGCATGATCCTCCGACCCGGCGAAACCACCTTCGAGCTGCGCCTCAAGGCGAGCGGCGCCTACCGCTGGTGGAGCCGCCTGCCGCGCCTCGGCCTGCTCGGCGCCCTGCGCAACCGGAGAAGGCGGCAGGAGACCACCTAG
- a CDS encoding oligosaccharide flippase family protein, whose protein sequence is MTSPGGSTEKRFLSSALSAYGSQFGRVLIRTAAELALARLIVPEGWGVFSLARAVTIVAALLRDSGTTYHLVRDRREPWGEVLAWVLSTGALISALLMLWPQPLAFFDPSLPEVMRWFGLWVFLDGVAVVPKVFFERRLAVRQLVAPEILRGALYATVAITLAALGHGVWSLVIGELAAAAFYAAAVWFRARGRIPLGCDPGRLPGLLRKSALLLLIALAAVPIPYVQRFFVAAYDSAGSEAVGFFDKAYEWGLRLQILILPAFLRVVYPALVEYRGDRRRLVDAYRLGTVTILALETLAAYFLFFNAEVVLVNILLGDQWPEAVPLLKILCFLPLVDPFTRLGGEVLKVREEDRLWLLIVLVNMASLLTFGFLLAAPFGAPGMAWANYLLLGNLVMAWRMAKICGPDFWHLLRELLFVYLVPLPAFALVAWAFPDGSWSRFAASVVAGALAAAVLILRFRAPVMGFFFAPAGHADKEASS, encoded by the coding sequence ATGACCTCTCCCGGCGGCAGCACCGAAAAGCGCTTTCTCTCGTCGGCCCTGTCGGCCTACGGCAGCCAGTTCGGACGGGTGCTCATCCGCACCGCCGCCGAACTCGCCCTCGCCCGGCTGATCGTGCCGGAGGGCTGGGGCGTCTTCAGCCTGGCCCGCGCGGTGACCATCGTCGCCGCTCTGCTGCGCGACTCGGGAACCACCTACCACCTGGTGCGGGACCGGCGCGAGCCGTGGGGCGAAGTGCTGGCCTGGGTGCTCTCGACCGGCGCCTTGATCAGCGCGCTACTGATGCTGTGGCCGCAGCCGCTGGCCTTTTTCGATCCCAGCCTGCCGGAGGTCATGCGCTGGTTCGGGCTGTGGGTTTTTCTCGACGGCGTGGCGGTGGTCCCCAAGGTGTTCTTCGAGCGCCGCCTGGCGGTGCGCCAGCTGGTGGCGCCGGAGATCCTGCGCGGCGCCCTCTACGCCACCGTCGCCATCACCCTGGCAGCCCTCGGCCACGGCGTCTGGAGCCTGGTGATCGGCGAGTTGGCGGCGGCGGCCTTCTATGCCGCAGCGGTGTGGTTCCGGGCCCGCGGCCGCATCCCCCTAGGCTGCGATCCCGGGCGCCTGCCGGGCCTCTTGCGCAAGAGCGCGCTCCTCCTGCTGATCGCCCTGGCGGCGGTGCCCATCCCTTACGTGCAGCGCTTCTTCGTCGCCGCCTACGACTCCGCCGGCAGTGAAGCCGTCGGCTTCTTCGACAAGGCCTACGAGTGGGGTCTGCGCCTCCAAATCCTGATCCTGCCGGCCTTCCTGCGGGTGGTGTATCCGGCGCTGGTGGAGTACCGCGGCGATCGCCGGCGGCTGGTGGACGCCTACCGCCTGGGTACCGTCACCATCCTCGCGTTGGAGACCCTCGCCGCCTACTTCCTGTTCTTCAATGCCGAGGTGGTGCTGGTCAATATTCTGCTCGGCGACCAGTGGCCGGAGGCGGTACCGCTGTTGAAGATCCTCTGCTTCTTGCCCCTGGTGGACCCCTTCACCCGCCTCGGCGGCGAAGTTCTGAAGGTGCGCGAAGAGGACCGCTTGTGGTTATTGATCGTGCTCGTCAACATGGCGTCGCTCCTCACCTTCGGCTTTCTCCTCGCCGCGCCCTTCGGCGCCCCGGGCATGGCCTGGGCCAACTATCTGCTGCTCGGCAACCTGGTGATGGCCTGGCGCATGGCGAAGATCTGCGGGCCGGACTTCTGGCACCTACTGCGCGAACTCCTGTTCGTCTACCTGGTGCCGTTGCCCGCCTTCGCGCTGGTGGCGTGGGCCTTCCCGGACGGCTCCTGGAGCCGCTTCGCCGCCTCCGTCGTCGCCGGCGCCCTGGCGGCGGCGGTCCTGATCCTGCGCTTCCGGGCACCGGTCATGGGCTTCTTCTTCGCCCCGGCCGGCCATGCCGACAAGGAGGCGTCCTCGTGA
- a CDS encoding SRPBCC domain-containing protein gives MTEALAQEPTVLHFDQEIDIQARPEDVFKGMIQRLTEDHHGGPHPLPLRLERRPGGRWYRDLGDDQGHLWGFVQSYRPPTLLELYGPMFMSYPVAGHMIIRFHATDQGTRLAFRYSAFGLLQDDHREGIQQGFRSMLEAVQQGAES, from the coding sequence GTGACAGAAGCCCTAGCTCAAGAACCCACCGTCCTCCACTTCGATCAGGAGATCGACATCCAAGCCCGCCCGGAGGACGTCTTCAAAGGCATGATTCAGCGCCTTACGGAAGACCACCACGGCGGCCCCCATCCGCTGCCGCTCCGACTGGAGCGCCGACCGGGAGGGCGCTGGTATCGAGATCTCGGAGACGATCAGGGGCACCTATGGGGATTCGTCCAGTCCTACCGGCCACCCACCCTATTGGAATTGTACGGCCCGATGTTCATGTCCTACCCGGTCGCCGGCCACATGATCATCCGGTTCCACGCCACCGACCAAGGCACTCGGCTGGCCTTTCGTTACTCCGCCTTCGGCCTCCTCCAAGACGACCATCGAGAGGGAATCCAGCAGGGGTTCCGCAGCATGCTCGAGGCCGTTCAGCAAGGCGCCGAGTCCTAG
- a CDS encoding serine O-acetyltransferase → MWPRLRRDFHRLRTVKGRSFWPALFDAVFLDAGFQAVLAHRAAHTLKAWGFPLAPAILRRWSISACCVDILPRADIGGGLIIAHGIGLVVGGETMIGEDCTLLHGVTLGEVRFDELACPRIGDRVTIGAGAKILGGIEIGDDAMIAAGAVVLQDVPPSSTAAGVPARVLAS, encoded by the coding sequence ATGTGGCCGCGCCTGCGGCGGGACTTCCACCGCCTCCGCACCGTCAAGGGCCGCTCCTTCTGGCCGGCGCTGTTCGACGCCGTATTCCTGGACGCCGGTTTCCAGGCCGTCCTCGCCCACCGTGCCGCCCACACCCTCAAGGCCTGGGGCTTTCCCCTGGCGCCGGCGATCCTGCGGCGCTGGTCGATCAGCGCATGCTGCGTCGACATCCTGCCCCGGGCCGACATCGGCGGCGGCCTCATCATCGCCCACGGCATCGGCCTGGTGGTCGGCGGCGAGACGATGATCGGCGAGGACTGCACCCTGCTCCACGGCGTCACCCTGGGTGAGGTGCGCTTCGACGAACTGGCCTGTCCTCGGATCGGCGACCGGGTCACCATCGGCGCCGGAGCCAAGATCCTCGGCGGCATCGAGATCGGCGACGACGCGATGATCGCCGCCGGCGCGGTAGTGCTGCAGGACGTTCCGCCGAGCTCCACCGCCGCCGGCGTGCCGGCCAGGGTTCTCGCATCATGA